In Helianthus annuus cultivar XRQ/B chromosome 9, HanXRQr2.0-SUNRISE, whole genome shotgun sequence, the following are encoded in one genomic region:
- the LOC110878864 gene encoding uncharacterized protein LOC110878864 isoform X2: MTPSEHLLPATKNPNPRNWKFTWESNSHVPILKLYLFNPNTNPISQCIDLKVSILFHKSLLQLTWIDNNQSQSLWVPIPRVLIDADSPISFRALDDHIEVKLVLVLPVDHPIVSNFDFEGGQDAALDDDCQPLQLDSDLKKLASCGEVHFFCRGCSTKLSSAVRNFKEMPSVNWREAADNWFGTCCCSFGGASEKLVAQYANSYTCTPGVCLVDPTSIVLYEDQTHSTSELLTNKASLLNGLLGNCFMVASPYLSKDVKWSEILCPHCSCLLGAYPHDNTDGLLNDYGVHLFKCFISTCPVGGPTDLFRKYTLERMFTSQLLESAKDELSFRTVVKNLQTRSPMLQIVLLNPNAWCSFGDCLDAMIPVPNFIMYPMVKVLFSNCSNSTDSELRKLDEWVTKHQVGDVYMLTSKDLAESLEIANRMLPSSHAFLQGLSLSFLRR; encoded by the exons ATGACCCCTTCTGAACATCTTCTTCCCGCCACTAAAAACCCTAACCCTAGAAACTGGAAATTCACATGGGAATCCAATTCACACGTCCCAATTCTCAAATTATACCTCTTCAACCCCAACACAAACCCAATATCTCAATGTATCGATCTCAAAGTCTCCATTTTATTCCACAAATCATTACTCCAACTCACCTGGATCGACAACAATCAATCACAATCACTTTGGGTTCCGATTCCTAGGGTTTTGATTGATGCAGACTCTCCAATTAGCTTTCGAGCGTTGGATGATCACATTGAGGTAAAACTTGTTCTGGTTCTTCCTGTTGACCACCCCATTGTGTCCAATTTTGACTTTGAAGGTGGTCAAGATGCTGCATTGGATGATGATTGTCAACCTCTTCAATTGGATTCAG ATCTTAAGAAGTTGGCTTCTTGTGGGGAGGTGCACTTTTTTTGCAGGGGTTGCTCTACCAAGTTAAGCAGCGCTGTTCG AAATTTCAAAGAAATGCCATCTGTTAATTGGCGTGAGGCAGCTGATAACTGGTTTGGGACTTGTTGCTGTTCTTTCGGGGGTGCAAGCGAGAAGCTAGTTGCGCAATACGCCAACTCATATACATGTACACCTGGCGTGTGCCTAGTGGACCCTACTTCTATTGTTCTAT ACGAGGACCAAACACATAGTACAAGTGAGTTACTAACAAACAAGGCTAGTCTTCTAAATGGTCTTCTTGGAAATTGTTTTATGGTTGCATCCCCTTATCTTTCGAAAGACGTTAAATGGAGTGAAATCTTATGTCCACATTGTTCGTGCTTACTTGGGGCATATCCGCATGACAATACCGATGGACTACTCAATGATTACGGTGTTCACTTGTTTAAATGCTTTATTTCTACTTGCCCAGTTGGAGGCCCCACCGACTTGTTTCG GAAATACACTTTAGAGAGGATGTTTACTAGCCAGCTGTTGGAAAGTGCGAAAGATGAACTCTCGTTCCGAACCGTGGTTAAAAATCTGCAAACGAGATCACCGATGTTGCAAATTGTTTTACTAAACCCAAATGCATGGTGTTCATTCGGGGATTGTTTGGATGCAATGATACCGGTTCCCAATTTTATTATGTACCCAATGGTTAAAGTGCTATTTTCCAACTGTAGTAACAGCACCGATTCTGAACTAAG gAAGTTAGATGAATGGGTTACTAAGCATCAAGTTGGCGATGTTTACATGTTGACATCAAAAGATTTAGCTGAATCATTGGAGATAGCAAACCGCATGCTACCATCCTCACATGCTTTTCTTCAAGGTCTATCTTTATCTTTCTTGAGGAGGTAA
- the LOC110878864 gene encoding uncharacterized protein LOC110878864 isoform X1, whose protein sequence is MTPSEHLLPATKNPNPRNWKFTWESNSHVPILKLYLFNPNTNPISQCIDLKVSILFHKSLLQLTWIDNNQSQSLWVPIPRVLIDADSPISFRALDDHIEVKLVLVLPVDHPIVSNFDFEGGQDAALDDDCQPLQLDSDLKKLASCGEVHFFCRGCSTKLSSAVRNFKEMPSVNWREAADNWFGTCCCSFGGASEKLVAQYANSYTCTPGVCLVDPTSIVLCKDDFVGYEFPNRIEHREHKSSEISKTENLKKTVSNNKSTNGSVVDHNSQNECCHLHTDEDQTHSTSELLTNKASLLNGLLGNCFMVASPYLSKDVKWSEILCPHCSCLLGAYPHDNTDGLLNDYGVHLFKCFISTCPVGGPTDLFRKYTLERMFTSQLLESAKDELSFRTVVKNLQTRSPMLQIVLLNPNAWCSFGDCLDAMIPVPNFIMYPMVKVLFSNCSNSTDSELRKLDEWVTKHQVGDVYMLTSKDLAESLEIANRMLPSSHAFLQGLSLSFLRR, encoded by the exons ATGACCCCTTCTGAACATCTTCTTCCCGCCACTAAAAACCCTAACCCTAGAAACTGGAAATTCACATGGGAATCCAATTCACACGTCCCAATTCTCAAATTATACCTCTTCAACCCCAACACAAACCCAATATCTCAATGTATCGATCTCAAAGTCTCCATTTTATTCCACAAATCATTACTCCAACTCACCTGGATCGACAACAATCAATCACAATCACTTTGGGTTCCGATTCCTAGGGTTTTGATTGATGCAGACTCTCCAATTAGCTTTCGAGCGTTGGATGATCACATTGAGGTAAAACTTGTTCTGGTTCTTCCTGTTGACCACCCCATTGTGTCCAATTTTGACTTTGAAGGTGGTCAAGATGCTGCATTGGATGATGATTGTCAACCTCTTCAATTGGATTCAG ATCTTAAGAAGTTGGCTTCTTGTGGGGAGGTGCACTTTTTTTGCAGGGGTTGCTCTACCAAGTTAAGCAGCGCTGTTCG AAATTTCAAAGAAATGCCATCTGTTAATTGGCGTGAGGCAGCTGATAACTGGTTTGGGACTTGTTGCTGTTCTTTCGGGGGTGCAAGCGAGAAGCTAGTTGCGCAATACGCCAACTCATATACATGTACACCTGGCGTGTGCCTAGTGGACCCTACTTCTATTGTTCTATGTAAGGATGACTTTGTAGGATATGAATTTCCTAATCGAATTGAACACAGAGAACACAAGTCTTCAGAGATTTCTAAAACCGAGAATTTAAAAAAAACCGTCTCGAATAATAAAAGTACAAACGGGTCGGTTGTTGACCACAATAGTCAAAATGAATGTTGCCATCTTCATACAGACGAGGACCAAACACATAGTACAAGTGAGTTACTAACAAACAAGGCTAGTCTTCTAAATGGTCTTCTTGGAAATTGTTTTATGGTTGCATCCCCTTATCTTTCGAAAGACGTTAAATGGAGTGAAATCTTATGTCCACATTGTTCGTGCTTACTTGGGGCATATCCGCATGACAATACCGATGGACTACTCAATGATTACGGTGTTCACTTGTTTAAATGCTTTATTTCTACTTGCCCAGTTGGAGGCCCCACCGACTTGTTTCG GAAATACACTTTAGAGAGGATGTTTACTAGCCAGCTGTTGGAAAGTGCGAAAGATGAACTCTCGTTCCGAACCGTGGTTAAAAATCTGCAAACGAGATCACCGATGTTGCAAATTGTTTTACTAAACCCAAATGCATGGTGTTCATTCGGGGATTGTTTGGATGCAATGATACCGGTTCCCAATTTTATTATGTACCCAATGGTTAAAGTGCTATTTTCCAACTGTAGTAACAGCACCGATTCTGAACTAAG gAAGTTAGATGAATGGGTTACTAAGCATCAAGTTGGCGATGTTTACATGTTGACATCAAAAGATTTAGCTGAATCATTGGAGATAGCAAACCGCATGCTACCATCCTCACATGCTTTTCTTCAAGGTCTATCTTTATCTTTCTTGAGGAGGTAA